Below is a window of Candidatus Methylacidiphilales bacterium DNA.
GAGCAGGCCGCGGAGATCGCCGGCATCCCCGGTGGGGAGCGGGGCCAGAAGCACGAAGCGGTCGCCGGCCGGTTCATCCAGGATGCGGGTGGCCATGTCCTCGACGCTCCAGCGCTGGAGGGGTTTTCCGGTGACCGGGTGGTGGGGGCGTCCTAGGGTGGCGAAGAGGACACGGAGGTGGTCGAAGATTTCCGTGGTGGTGGCGATGGTGGACCGGGGGTTGCCGCTGGCGGTGCGCTGCTCGATGGCGATGGCGGGTGAGAGGCCTTCGATGGAGTCGACGTCGGGCCGGTCGAGACGGTCGAGAAACTGGCGCACGTAAGAAGAGAGGGAAAGCATGTAACGGCGCTGGCCTTCGGCGAAGAGCGTGTCGAAGGCGAGGGAAGATTTGCCCGAGCCGGAGGGGCCGGTGATGACGGTGAGGCGGTTGCGGGGGAGGTCGAGGTCGACTCCTTTGAGGTTGTGGGTGCGCGCCCCGCGGATACGGATGGTTCCGGCGTCCGTGAGGGGTGTGGGGCGGGCGATTTTCATCAACCCGCCAGCCTATGCCCGGAAAGGACGGGTGCAAAGCGCGAATGCGCAGGGAGGGACGGGGGGTTGGAGTTGCCATCATGCCGGGCGAGTCGTAACTTAGGATTGATGCAAATCCATATCAGTTCCCGCCACCTGAAACTGACCGGGGCCATCCAGGCCTTTGTCACCCAAAAAATCAGCCATCTGGAGCACCTGACCGACGACATCATCGCCGCGCATGTGGTGTTGGACCACGATGAGCTGCGCAACCCATCGAAGGCCTTTTCGGTGAAGGTCCATCTGGCGGTGCCGGGGCCGGACATCCACATTGAGGACCACAAGAGCGATCTCTACGCGGCCATTGATGTGGCGGTGAACAAGCTGGAACGGCAGGTGCGGAAGCGCAAAACCAAGATCGTGGACCAAAAGAAGGCCAAAGCGCAGCGGGCTGCGGAGCGTACGAAGCGACTGGGACTTTGAACAAACCGCGCGGTCAATTCACCGGGCACGCACGAAGGTGTATTCGGAATCCCAGGCGGGTTTTTCGACCTGACGCACGCGGATTTTGAATTCGGACGGCAGGTCTTCGGGCAATTTGACCTCGGCGCGCGGTCCCTTGATGTTGACGTTGGGAAGGCTGCCGGGATGGTCCCAGTTGCCGAGCGAGGCGATGCGCGATCCGTAGTCCAGTTCGGCTTCGAAGCGACCGGGAGGCACGAGGTCGGGTGAATCGTTCAGAATCCACAATTCTGCGCTGAAGAGCTCACCGGGTCTCCAGGAAAACTTCGGAACGCGGGCGCTGGCGATGACCGGGCGGCAGGAGGATACGACGGCGAAGTAAGCCGGCTTGGGTTTGTCCGGCCAGTTGATGAGGCTGTTGTTGGCGGCAGTGGGCCACGGTTCATTGAGGCACCAACCGAGGGCCATCGATGCCACCGGCTTCTGCCGCCTGGCTTCCTCATAGAGGCATTTCAATCCCTGGCATTGGAGCATTTGCGAACGCTCGACCAGTTCCTCCAGGGATTTCGACGGACCGAAGTAATGCTCGACGGTGGACAACATCAACCAGGATTCGGGATCACCGGCCCAGGCCCTGAAGGCGTGGTGCCATTCCCAGGATGTCCCGGTGGACGGGGGAAAAAGATCCTTTTCGGGGATGAAGGTGCGCAGGTAATCGGACGGGGATGCCCCCGGGCAACCAAACTCGACGTAAGCCGTGCGCTTGCCGGACTCGCGGGCGAAGATTTGGAAGACTTCCTCCCCTTCCAGAGTGCGGAAGCGGTAGTCGCCATGGACCATGCCCATGAGTGGGGAGGTGGGGAGGAAGGGGGTTTCCGGGTCGAGTTCGTAGCAATTGCGATTGAGCAATCGGAGGGCATGGGACTGGTCGGTCATTTGCGACCAGCTGTTGAAAAGTTCGTTGCCTCCACACCAGATGGCGTGGCAGGCGTGCCCGCGGATCTGGCGGATGATCGAGCGGGACTCGCGGTCAAGGACGCGCAGGTAATAGGAGTCGGGCTCGGTCTCGTAGGAAAGGCAGGCCAGGGGGAATTCCGTCCAGACGAGCAATCCGAGTTCGTCGCAGATGTCGTAAAATTCCGGTTTGTTGACGGCACCGCCACCCCAGCACCGGACGAGGTTGAAGTGGGCGTTCCTGGCCATGCGGAGGAGGGGCAGGTAGGTTTC
It encodes the following:
- the raiA gene encoding ribosome-associated translation inhibitor RaiA, whose product is MQIHISSRHLKLTGAIQAFVTQKISHLEHLTDDIIAAHVVLDHDELRNPSKAFSVKVHLAVPGPDIHIEDHKSDLYAAIDVAVNKLERQVRKRKTKIVDQKKAKAQRAAERTKRLGL